A genomic region of Colletotrichum destructivum chromosome 5, complete sequence contains the following coding sequences:
- a CDS encoding Putative S-adenosyl-L-methionine-dependent methyltransferase superfamily, with product MGILISFSSHFHSHSHSHSHSGLIATSLAMASSLDLHPDFWTGLYLGVISSLPALCATVALISWKFLRQNDIYDNDHWKLNVKMPFTTMWMNMGYWTDADGRPTQDFEQACRALLHEVLAEAGLLKTDLSSSRLALLDLGIGCGDQSLEIARLIQQSGCDEYRYVGLTLNPSQFQLALNQPFHKFQTPGDADESIQVFRADAARPDEWGADVKSAVASLVTRRTQNQARWVLALDSIYHFFPSRRPILKYAAQELDASFMAFDLLLSDTASFQQRLMIKLISLAMGCPVGAFVTEAEYKTQLSEAGYDERQIRFRDITDHVFSGLVAHIQRQAAALRPLGISVAKFKVAAKLFSWFARSKTLRATIVVARKKPKTI from the exons ATGGGAATTCTCATCTCATTCTCATCTCATTTTcactctcattctcactctcattctcactcCGGCCTCATCGCAACCTCACTTGCGATGGCAAGCTCACTTGACTTACACCCGGACTTCTGGACAGGTCTATATCTCGGCGTCATCAGTAGCTTGCCGGCTCTCTGTGCCACTGTTGCTCTAATCAGTTGGAAATTTCTGCGGCAGAATGACATCTACGACAACGACCACTGGAAGCTCAACGTCAAGATGCCGTTCACCACCATGTGGATGAACATGGGCTATTG gaccgatgccgacggccggCCCACACAGGACTTCGAACAAGCATGCCGCGCTCTCCTGcacgaggtcctcgccgaagcaggcctccTGAAGACCGacttgtcctcgtccaggctagccctccttgaccttggaATCGGGTGCGGAGACCAATCCCTGGAAATTGCTCGTCTCATCCAGCAGAGTGGCTGCGACGAGTACCGCTACGTCGGACTCACCCTGAACCCATCGCAGTTCCAACTGGCCCTGAATCAGCCTTTTCACAAATTCCAAACCCCGGGGGACGCCGATGAATCCATCCAAGTCTTTCGGGCCGACGCGGCGAGGCCTGACGAGTGGGGTGCGGATGTCAAGTCCGCCGTGGCGTCGCTGGTCACCAGACGAACCCAGAACCAAGCACGCTGGGTCCTCGCCCTGGACAGCATATACCACTTCTTCCCTAGCAGGAGGCCGATACTCAAGTATGCCGCTCAGGAGCTTGACGCGTCCTTCATGGCGTTCGACTTGCTCCTGAGCGACACGGCCTCGTTCCAGCAGAGGCTGATGATCAAACTCATTAGTCTGGCGATGGGATGTCCCGTCGGCGCTTTCGTGACGGAAGCTGAGTATAAGACGCAGCTGTCCGAGGCCGGGTACGACGAGCGACAGATCCGGTTCAGGGATATCACCGACCACGTCTTCTCCGGTCTGGTAGCCCATATACAGCGCCAGGCGGCAGCCCTCCGGCCGCTGGGCATCTCCGTAGCAAAGTTCAAGGTCGCGGCCAAGCTCTTTAGCTGGTTTGCCAGATCAAAGACGCTGCGGGCCACTATTGTGGTCGCGcggaagaagcccaagaccATATGA
- a CDS encoding Putative major facilitator superfamily, MFS transporter superfamily, whose product MTSQQPVAKASPPGSITSSDRGGLESKTPAIDDKRPVDATPPTAPALATQENQRMEAALGDAILRFFRIRKGPKGDEYDLDAIATQPSIWDSENVEEYKSLYIHPQWENWSAFDPNFRWTWREERETRRKVDWKIMLWACIMFAALNIDRNNISNAVSDNMLDDLNLTRGDYNLGQTISRVGFLVAELPSQLISKRIGPDLWIPIQICLFSTISGAQFFLKGRASFLATRYLIATFQGGFIPDTILYLSYWYTGTSLPIRLAWFWMSSQLVDIGVGFAAVGLVSMRGILGYEGWRWLFLIEGAFTFLVGLASFFLMPQCPSKTKSWWNPKGYFTEKEEKIIVNSVIRDDPQKGGMYNRQGLSVKQIWECSKDYDMWPLYILGLLFGLPKYPVNQYLTLSFRGLGFNVIETNLLSIPNVVGSCLTMLIITAVSELLNNRSFVAMAEDAWLLPCFVALIALPDPISSWAYFAIATVLLSFPYTHPIQVAWTSRNAGSVQNRTVSASLYNMWVQVSGMIGANIYQPSDSPRYFKANTGLLVICVWMCLVQYPATYFYYNWRNKSKAKKWDAMTPEQQHDYRANTTDKGNKRLDFRFAT is encoded by the exons ATGACTTCCCAGCAACCGGTAGCAaaggcctcgccgccggggtCCATCACCTCCTCCGACCGCGGCGGGCTCGAATCCAAGACGccggccatcgacgacaagcGCCCCGTCGACGCGACGCCCCCGACGGCACCCGCGCTGGCGACGCAGGAGAATCAGCGTATGGAAGCGGCGCTCGGAGACGCGATCCTCCGCTTCTTCAGAATCCGCAAGGGCCCCAAGGGCGACGAGTACGACCTCGATGCG ATCGCCACGCAACCCAGCATCTGGGATTCCGAGAACGTCGAAGAATACAAGAGCCTCTACATCCACCCGCAATGGGAGAACTGGTCCGCCTTCGACCCGAACTTCCGCTGGACGTGGAGGGAAGAGCGTGAAACGCGCCGCAAGGTTGACTGGAAGATCATG CTCTGGGCCTGTATCATGTTTGCTGCCCTCAACATCGACAGAAACAACATCTCCAACGCCGTGTCGGACAACATGCTCGACGACCTGAACCTGACTCGCGGCGACTAC AACCTCGGCCAAACCATCTCTCGAGTCGGTTTCCTCGTTGCCGAACTTCCGTCCCAGTTGATCTCCAAGCG TATCGGACCCGATTTGTGGATTCCCATCCAGATTTGCCTGTTTTCCACCATTTCCGGCGCGCAGTTCTTCCTCAAGGGACGGGCCTCTTTTCTCGCCACAAGATACCTGAT CGCGACGTTCCAAGGTGGCTTCATCCC CGACACGATCCTCTACCTCAGTTACTGGTACACCGGTACATCG CTTCCGATCCGCTTGGCTTGGTTCTGGATGTCTTCGCAGCTGG TCGATATTGGAGTCGGTTTTGCCGCCGTCGGACTCGTATCCATGCGTGGTATCCTTGGCTACgagggatggagatggcTTTTCCTCATCGA GGGCGCATTCACTT TCCTCGTGGGATTGGCGTCGTTCTTCCTCATGCCCCAGTGCCCGTCCAAGACAAAGAGCTGGTGGAACCCCAAGGGCTACTTTACcgaaaaggaagagaagatcATTGTCAACTCTG TGATTCGCGATGACCCTCAAAAGGGAGGAATGTACAACCGACAGGGTCTCTCCGTCAAGCAGATCTGGGAGTGCTCCAAGGACTACGACATGTGGCCCCTGTACATCCTGGGCCTGCTGTTCGGCCTGCCAAAGTACCCCGTCAACCAGTACCTGACGCTCTCGTTCCGAGGCCTGGGATTCAACGTCATCGAGACCAACCTGCTGTCCATTcccaacgtcgtcggctcATGTCTCACCATGCTCATCATCACGGCCGTCAGCGAGCTGCTGAACAACCGCAGTTTCGTAgccatggccgaggacgcctggctgctgccctgcTTCGTAGCCTTGATTGCGCTGCCCGATCCGATCAGCTCTTGGGCATATTTTGCCATTGCTACAGTATTGCTGTCGTTCCCATA CACACATCCTATCCAAGTGGCATGGACTAGCAGAAATGCCGGCTCGGTCCAGAACAGAACAGTCTCGGCTTC GCTCTACAACATGTGGGTGCAAGTCAGTGGCATGATTGGTGCAAACA TCTACCAACCCAGCGACTCGCCCCGATACTTCAAAGCCAATACTGGTCTCCTGGTCATCTGTGTATGGATGTGT CTTGTGCAATACCCGGCTACATACTTCTACTACAATTGGAGAAACAAatccaaggccaagaagtgGGATGCCATGACGccggagcagcagcacgacTACCGCGCCAACACTACCGACAAAGGAAACAAGCG GCTCGATTTCCGCTTCGCGACTTAG
- a CDS encoding Putative SKP1/BTB/POZ domain superfamily protein yields the protein MEDQDAVKATQDSPPADEPAPKQARLETPEPKPTTVLDEHGDLRLWVGADHAKDPSTYLVCSRTLARSSLVLKKMLFGSFAESRPRDGGQDDWVVQLPDDEPAPMQLMLNIFHGHFAKVPGTMDLDTLHALVVLLDKYDAISVTRPWVQAWLQSAKSGKDSNATGRDSSKLLSVAWALGDLRLFSTMQSRLIEICDVDEDGRLIVELLVSEVGEDKSCWSLLAEETAPLIPPNVIDYMTAARAQWISTKLQPYLTIYQELTQGKWKCKREPAQFVTSSSSTSPPSHCKAIALGSLVRGFLKMGINITDQDPASSYRESLAALGSRVDALEILVMPNGGNYNHNDCRKMEATQVRQWARMLVPLETIGDDCRARLEAQATKTGLPSK from the exons ATGGAGGACCAAGATGCTGTTAAGGCGACTCAAGATTCGCCCCCGGCCGACGAGCCGGCCCCGAAGCAAGCGAGGCTTGAGACCCCGGAGCCGAAGCCCACAACAGTCTTGGACGAACATGGTGACTTGCGTCTTTGGGTCGGTGCCGATCATGCCAAAGATCCCTCGACCTACCTAGTCTGCTCGAGAACCCTCGCCCGTTCATCCCTGGTGCTGAAGAAGATGCTCTTTGGCAGCTTCGCCGAGTCTCGACCCCGGGATGGTGGCCAGGACGATTGGGTAGTCCAACTCCCGGACGAcgagccggcgccgatgcaACTCATGCTCAACATCTTCCATGGGCATTTCGCCAAGGTGCCCGGCACGATGGATCTCGACACCCTGCACGCTCTTGTTGTTCTCCTGGACAAGTACGACGCCATCTCTGTTACTCGCCCGTGGGTTCAGGCTTGGCTGCAAAGCGCCAAATCGGGCAAGGACAGCAACGCAACGGGCAGAGACAGCAGCAAACTGCTCTCTGTCGCGTGGGCACTGGGCGATTTGCGGTTGTTCAGCACAATGCAATCACGCCTTATCGAGATATgcgacgtcgacgaagaTGGCCGCCTGATCGTCGAACTTCTTGTGTCCGAGGTTGGGGAAGACAAGTCTTGCTGGAGCCTGCTTGCAGAAGAAACAGCACCCTTGATTCCGCCTAATGTGATTG ATTAtatgacggcggcgcgggcgcaATGGATATCTACAAAGCTCCAGCCCTATCTGACGATCTACCAAGAGTTGACACAGGGCAAATGGAAATGTAAACGCGAACCTGCCCAGTTTGtcacatcatcatcgtcgacttcccccccttcccactGCAAAGCGATCGCTCTCGGCTCCCTTGTCCGGGGATTCCTCAAGATGGGAATCAACATTACAGACCAAGACCCGGCCAGCTCCTACCGAGAAAGCCTTGCAGCTTTGGGATCACGTGTCGACGCACTTGAGATCCTCGTCATGCCAAACGGCGGAAACTACAATCACAACGATTGCAGGAAGATGGAGGCCACACAAGTCAGACAGTGGGCGCGGATGCTGGTTCCGTTGGAGACCATCGGGGATGATTGCAGAGCTCGCCTCGAAGCCCAAGCCACGAAGACCGGGCTGCCGAGCAAGTGA
- a CDS encoding Putative SKP1/BTB/POZ domain superfamily protein, whose protein sequence is MAMIMDEDDDDDVQDLHVLDPNGDLFLRVGDEVEEKPRTYLVCSKALARASPVFAKMLYGSFAERRPSPGGAHADRHWTVDLPEDHQQPLELLLDVAHGRFARVPDRLDVARLYQLLVVAEKYDATGMTRPWARGWMEAVKQPGMQDPLLLGVAYELGDSQTFNNMAMKIATECLVDDDGDLVFGYAGDDRETYSFKLRNMEYLVPPGFIEDAASIRRTLLATMLEPYASLYTALKDGDRCTASPQDPNSGKRCDSILLGSLIRSFAARRIDLTAPDPATAYRGSAAALQAVLLRLELYTAHSGFSHPPATSFAFGQAAHPRFGFSLSACEHVLQSGLREGVERSLLVRGEMKFVQPKHQAYLQRQAAKTGLPYK, encoded by the exons ATGGCGATGATcatggacgaagacgacgacgacgacgtccaggACCTCCACGTTCTGGACCCCAACGGCGACCTCTTTCtccgcgtcggcgacgaggtcgaggagaagcccaGGACCTACCTCGTCTGCTCAAAGGCCCTCGCGAGGGCCTCGCCCGTATTCGCCAAGATGCTCTACGGTAGCTTCGCCGAGcggcggccctcgcccggcggcgcccacGCCGACCGCCACTGGACCGTCGACCTGCCGGAAGACCACCAGCAGCcgctcgagctgctgctcgacgtcgcccaCGGCCGTTTCGCCAGGGTCCCCGACCGGCTCGACGTCGCGCGCCTGTACcagctgctcgtcgtcgccgagaagtACGACGCCACGGGCATGACGCGGCCCTGGGCGCGCGGCTGGATGGAGGCCGTGAAGCAGCCCGGCATGCAGGacccgctgctgctgggcgtcGCCTACGAGCTGGGCGACTCGCAGACGTTCAACAACATGGCCATGAAGATCGCCACCGAgtgcctcgtcgacgacgacggcgacctcgtcttcgggtacgccggcgacgacaggGAGACGTACTCGTTCAAGCTCCGCAACATGGAATACCTCGTCCCGCCAGGCTTCATAG AGGACGCCGCCTCAATACGCAGAACCCTCCTCGCGACGATGCTCGAGCCCTACGCCAGCCTCTACACGGCCCTCAAGGACGGCGACCGCTGCACCGCCTCGCCGCAGGACCCCAATAGCGGCAAGCGGTGCGAcagcatcctcctcggctcCCTCATCCgctccttcgccgcccgccgcatCGACCTGACGGCCCCggacccggcgacggcgtacCGCGGCAGCGCGGCCGCCCTGCAGGCCGTCctgctccgcctcgagctgTACACGGCGCACTCGGGCTTCTCGCacccgccggcgacgagttTCGCCTTCGGCCAGGCGGCTCACCCGCGCTTCGGCTTCAGCCTGAGCGCCTGCGAGCACGTGTTGCAGTCCGGCCTgcgcgagggcgtcgagcggTCGCTGCTCGTGAGGGGCGAAATGAAGTTCGTGCAGCCCAAGCACCAGGCCTACTTGCAGAGGCAGGCCGCCAAGACGGGGTTGCCGTACAAGTAA
- a CDS encoding Putative cytochrome P450 — protein MGPLYTALILLPTLWIASHLRALYNNYRAALLTGLPIIICPYDPESFIIAVFCVPARPLLKRVLPARAFAAVELTIFGWEFRDKAAVHARVGPAFVVVTTGLNQLICADPAMAHAILARRREFVQPAISIKVMSFLGMNILTSNGESWSRQRRIVAPALNERISPDVWRETAEQATFLVDLLLSPPSSSSSSDPLPPHTPGTSDTIPGLRSVAINVLTRIAYGHRKPFALPSLPRDPRAPMSYVDAISLVTQLLVPSAFVPVWLLSLPVMPRLLRTLGAALARMPALTADMLDQERRRAAEQQQQQQQQDTTAAGGNHAPDTIMSMLVRLSDQEKKSQAAATAAADDDDDDDAAVASRDKKTAAATANKTYLTEDEIAGNLFIFTAAGFDTTANTLAYAVTLLAAHPEWQAWIRAEIDAVLGPPGPQDDDDDDDGKGELPDYATAFPKLTRCLAVMVSLSIPLDPNQPPPKQEILKTPRPIQQYETLRLFPPLTHLMRSNETTQTMSYPSATDSSPSSSSTSPSSFTLRAPCAIYINTVALHTSPSTWGPDALTFNPARWLQPSVSGYNDSEAPQQQHLMTPPRGAFLPWSGGPRVCPGQKMSHVEFVTVIATLFRRCTAEPVPREGESMPQARQRLLDLTQDSQPILTLQMNRPQDVRLRWTKR, from the exons ATGGGGCCCCTCTACAccgccctcatcctcctcccgACCCTCTGGATAGCCTCCCACCTCCGGGCTCTCTACAACAACTACCGCGCCGCCCTACTCACAGGCCTCCCCATCATCATATGCCCCTATGACCCAGAGAGC ttcatcatcgccgtcttctgcgTGCCCGCTCGGCCCCTCCTCAAGCGCGTCCTCCCGGCccgcgccttcgccgccgtcgaacTCACCATCTTCGGCTGGGAGTTCCgcgacaaggccgccgtGCACGCCCGCGTCGGCCcggccttcgtcgtcgtcacgacGGGGCTAAACCAGCTCATATGCGCCGACCCGGCCATGGCccacgccatcctcgcccgGCGCCGTGAGTTCGTGCAGCCGGCCATCTCCATCAAGGTCATGAGTTTTCTGGGCATGAACATCCTGACG TCCAATGGCGAGTCCTGGTCCCGCCAACGCCGCATCGTCGCCCCGGCCCTCAACGAGCGCATCAGCCCGGACGTCTGGAGGGAGACGGCAGAACAGGCGaccttcctcgtcgacctcttGCTGTCCCcaccgtcctcctcctcctcctccgacccGTTACCCCCGCACACGCCCGGAACCTCCGACACCATCCCCGGCCTCCGCTCCGTCGCCATCAACGTCCTCACCCGCATTGCCTACGGCCACCGCAAGCCCTTCgccctcccttccctcccgcGCGACCCGCGCGCGCCCATGTCCtacgtcgacgccatctccCTCGTCACCCAGCTCCTCGTCCCCTCCGCCTTCGTCCCCGTCTGGCTCCTCAGCCTGCCCGTCATGCCGCGCCTGCTGCGCACCCttggcgccgccctcgcgagGATGCCCGCGCTGACGGCGGACATGCTCGACCAGGAGCGCCGGCGGGCCgcggagcagcagcaacagcagcaacagcaggatacgacggcggcgggggggaACCACGCGCCGGACACCATCATGAGCATGCTCGTCCGCCTCTCGGaccaggagaagaagagccaggccgccgccaccgccgccgccgacgacgacgacgacgacgacgcagcGGTCGCATCGCGGGACAAAAAGACCGCAGCGGCCACCGCGAACAAGACGTACCtcaccgaggacgagatcgcGGGCaacctcttcatcttcacggccgccggcttcgacaCGACGGCCAACACGCTCGCCTACGCCgtcaccctcctcgccgcccacccgGAATGGCAGGCCTGGATCCGCGCCGAaatcgacgccgtcctgggtccgccggggccccaagacgacgacgacgacgacgacggaaaAGGAGAGTTGCCGGACTACGCGACGGCATTCCCGAAACTGACGCGGTGTCTCGCCGTCATGGTAAGCCTCTCGATTCCCCTCGATCCCAACCAACCCCCTCCAAAGCAAGAGATACTAAAGACACCACGCCCGATACAACAGTATGAGACCCTACGTCTCTTTCCGCCCCTGACCCATCTCATGCGCTCCAACGAGACAACCCAAACAATGTCTTACCCTTCCGCCACCGACTCatcaccgtcgtcatcatcaacatcaccatcatctttCACCCTCCGCGCCCCCTGCGCCATCTACATCAACACCGTCGCCCTTCACACCTCCCCCTCGACCTGGGGCCCCGACGCCCTCACATTCAACCCAGCCCGCTGGCTCCAGCCCTCCGTCTCAGGATACAACGACAGCGAGGcaccgcagcaacagcacctCATGACCCCGCCTCGCGGCGCCTTCCTCCCCTGGTCCGGCGGCCCCCGCGTGTGTCCCGGCCAGAAAATGTCCCATGTCGAGTTCGTCACCGTCATTGCCACGCTCTTCCGCCGGTGCACCGCCGAGCCCGTCccgagggaaggggagagcATGCCGCAGGCGAGGCAGCGGCTGCTGGACCTGACGCAGGACAGCCAGCCCATCCTAACGCTGCAGATGAACCGCCCTCAGGATGTACGTCTGAGGTGGACGAAGAGATAG
- a CDS encoding Putative centrosomin motif 1: MDSHLVRTQSRDRERSHASPVYPRPSSRSSTSTNATRATPRSANSSTSHFVASSRPSSAHPPHRFHHSSCAPSTVASRPGSVVSRGRASDSGRQATAASSYLQDKLQKRREEAERLAAARAAQEMSASMDLPARHAQSSPAKGDSLDGRRPGSSGGSAEAAKKTGLGAKEMEATVSTLHKQNFDLKLELFHRRERQNALEERIDALEADKAQMDEVNDSLLDELERRDKAVQEAVQMIVTLEAQVATLLKEREMVRQIDAAGVLALEELESRLNGPTPRPREANIARLEQDAKTLNRMPSFISDRTENTENLRKVYLSSRGSLLSLPRLTTEAEDADARRVNTMTSPSLSVLSESSFVSVYGERDDQDRTVIANANADMSSTVDSAAPPSRPRNPSYDSDQSGVSRPPTTTSTRSSRPTRSNSVGRTTGPGQFQSINDIIDHTSHLQALARLDHTYLSNILAQDQSPSAGRGQSHTHARRVSLRKVTTDALPPRSAEQVLPPTPDTISTSTLRRFKASNDTLSKQRGGISDQRSYRSVSDGTSKGDEGEHQGGASVSQQPPAPAFVDRKEPPGPTSLDPSQPSIPRPRSAGETTISSHRDVDWDSDGDSVHSLDSSLDIWLQQGKDPRYKEQNRSASPDLFSFPTSAGGWNTHAIFGSAGGAFDTPGLVPHHSNHAQDLMSVQESLFPDGAQQPPPPNRRSSLGAKTGPTSSKHPPVNGKLQKSPSQSGSRRNSVDAQMVQLAESVANTTHSPELRPGTRSKDSHYPPSTTSASRGHRLNFFRRSIGGGTTTAQVELASPACPAAVPPPSVAATAGSMGVPSWVQRSHVVDEDRASATPPPIMRNPRPARSGSSDEGAPLNNGVPAVTTTPMAATTTHALRTPMTNGTPASPDTDTTSKANTGSGGGPSQKRKWLPGFGKASSLRNRAG; the protein is encoded by the exons ATGGACTCCCATCTTGTTCGGACACAGTCGCGCGACCGCGAAAGGTCCCATGCCTCCCCCGTCTATCCTCGCCCTTCATCGAGATCTAGTACAAGTACCAATGCAACCCGGGCCACTCCTCGAAGCGCAAACAGCTCGACCTCGCACTTTGTCGCCTCTTCGCGGCCCTCCAGCGCTCACCCCCCTCATAGATTCCACCACAGCTCTTGCGCGCCCTCCACCGTGGCCTCCCGCCCAGGTTCCGTTGTGTCGAGAGGCAGGGCCTCTGATTCCGGACGACAGGCCACGGCGGCATCCAGCTACCTGCAAGACAAGCTGCAGAAGAGAagggaggaggccgagagacTGGCCGCGGCGCGGGCTGCCCAAGAGATGAGCGCTTCCATGGATCTTCCTGCACGACATGCACAGAGTTCCCCTGCCAAGGGCGACTCTTTGGACGGGCGCCGGCCGGGGTCGAGTGGCGGCAGTGCGGAAGCCGCAAAGAAGACGGGGTTGGGTGCcaaggagatggaggcc ACCGTTTCCACGCTGCACAAACAGAACTTTGACCTGAAGCTCGAGCTCTTCCACCGACGCGAACGACAGAACGCTCTCGAGGAGcgcatcgacgccctcgaggccgacaaggcGCAGATGGACGAAGTGAACGACAGCTTGTTGGACGAGCTGGAGAGGCGAGACAAGGCCGTGCAGGAGGCAGTTCAGATGATAGTGACGCTCGAGGCCCAGGTTGCGACCCTCTTGAAGGAACGGGAAATGGTGCGGCAGATCGATGCGGCCGGCGTTCTGGCTCTCGAAGAGCTCGAGTCTCGCCTCAACggcccgacgccgaggcccagaGAAGCGAACATAGCCCGGCTCGAGCAAGATGCCAAGACTCTCAACCGTATGCCAAGCTTCATATCGGATCGTACCGAGAACACGGAGAACCTGCGCAAGGTCTACCTAAGTTCGCGCGGTAGCCTTCTCAGCTTGCCAAGGCTCACGACTGAGGCCGAAGATGCCGACGCCCGCCGTGTCAACACCATGACGAGCCCGAGCCTTAGCGTCCTCAGCGAGAGTTCCTTTGTAAGCGTGTACGGCGAGAGGGACGACCAGGACCGGACAgtcatcgccaacgccaatgCCGACATGTCGAGCACTGTGGACAGCGCCGCGcccccttctcggcctcgcaACCCGTCGTACGACAGTGACCAGTCTGGAGTTTCAAGGCCACCTACCacaacgtcgacgaggtcgagtcgACCCACCAGATCCAACTCTGTTGGGCGTACGACTGGCCCAGGCCAGTTTCAGTCCATcaacgacatcatcgaccacACCTCTCACCTGCAGGCGCTGGCGAGACTCGACCATACTTACTTGAGTAATATACTGGCCCAAGACCAGTCTCCGTCAGCGGGTAGAGGACAATCGCACACGCATGCGAGGCGGGTTTCTTTGCGCAAAGTGACGACGGACGCGCTGCCCCCACGATCCGCCGAGCAAGTCTTACCTCCCACGCCCGATACCATTTCCACGTCAACACTTCGCAGGTTCAAGGCGTCCAACGATACCCTTTCCAAGCAACGAGGAGGCATATCGGATCAGCGCAGCTACCGGTCCGTTTCCGACGGCACCtccaagggcgacgagggggagCACCAGGGAGGCGCATCGGTGTCTCAGCAGCCTCCGGCTCCTGCATTTGTGGACCGCAAAGAACCACCCGGCCCAACTTCCCTAGACCCGAGCCAGCCATCGATCCCTCGCCCTAGATCAGCAGGTGAAACCACAATCTCCAGTCACCGGGATGTCGATTGGGACTCGGACGGAGACTCTGTTCACTCGCTGGACTCCAGCCTTGACATCTGGCTGCAGCAGGGCAAAGACCCGAGGTACAAGGAGCAAAACAGAAGCGCGTCTCCGGACCTCTTCAGCTTCCCGACGTCCGCCGGAGGATGGAACACACACGCTATCTTTGGTTCTGCCGGAGGTGCCTTTGACACCCCGGGCCTTGTGCCACACCACAGCAATCATGCGCAAGACCTCATGTCGGTGCAAGAATCTCTCTTCCCCGATGGAGCCCAGCAGCCTCCACCGCCTAACCGGAGGTCGAGCCTCGGCGCAAAGACGGGGCCAACATCCTCGAAGCACCCCCCAGTCAACGGAAAACTGCAAAAGTCGCCCTCCCAGAGCGGATCACGGCGCAATAGCGTCGACGCGCAAATGGTTCAGCTGGCCGAGTCGGTCGCCAACACGACTCACAGTCCAGAGTTGAGACCCGGGACTCGATCCAAGGACAGCCACTACCCGCCCTCGACTACATCGGCGTCTCGTGGACATCGTCTGAACTTTTTCAGACGgtccatcggcggcggcacgacAACAGCCCAGGTGGAGCTTGCGTCTCCGGCGTGCCCGGCGGCCGTGCCACCTCCGTCGGTGGCAGCGACAGCGGGCTCCATGGGTGTGCCATCGTGGGTTCAACGGTCCCATGTCGTTGATGAGGATCGGGCCAGCGCTACACCACCTCCCATAATGCGGAATCCACGACCTGCCCGGTCTGGCAGCTCTGATGAGGGAGCGCCTCTCAATAATGGGGTTCCTGCTGTGACCACAACACCcatggcagcaacaacaacgcaCGCTCTGCGTACGCCGATGACGAACGGGACGCCTGCTTCCCCGGACACGGACACGACCTCAAAGGCCAACACAGGCAGTGGTGGCGGTCCATCACAAAAGCGCAAGTGGCTTCCGGGATTCGGTAAGGCGAGCAGTCTGCGGAATCGTGCTGGATGA